ATGTAGAGATGTAGCGGCGTTGATTATCTCCGCCGCCGGGGGCCTGGCTTGGGGGCTGTTTGTACTGTTTACGAAATCGCCCGACTCCTTCTATACAAATCTATACACGTTGCCATTCCTCGCGATGTCGGCGCTGTTGGTGTCTCTGATAAGATCCCCCAGGGGGTTCGTGGGGGGTGTCTTAGTCGCCTTGGGGATATACCTCCTTGGTCTATACTTTGTACCTCCTCTCCTTTCATGGCTCTTTACATCGGTTATTCCTCTGTACGTTGTCTTGGCGTTTTCCTTGGGGAGATCCAGGGCGTTGGTCTACGCGACGGCGGCCGTGGTCACCGGGCTTGTCTTGATCTACATCTCGCCGTTGATATATACGCCGGCGGCAACAGCCAGCCTCAAGCTTGGGCCCGTCGTGGTGGCCCCCGACGGAACCCTGGCCTCTTACAAAGGGGGCTTCGCCAAGCTCTCTGGTGGTGCCTTCGGCGTAGTCGACGGCGTCGGTAGGGGGTATGTATATGTTGAAGTTTTTCGCACGGGCTTCAAGGCGCCTATAGAGGTGGATTTTGTAGATATGGAGGGCTCTGTCTACCAAGGCGTCTTCTACATATTTCCCGATATATACATCATCAGGATTTACGTACTTGACGACGTCTACAGGTCTTATCTCATGTGTACGCTGGGCTCCGAGCTAGGCGTTGGGTGCGGCGGGTTGCGGCTATCTCTTGAGCTGGTGGTGACTGTGGCTCGCGGTGTCTTGCTCTACGGGTTGCTGTGGTTCTGTGTGTTGCTGTCTCCGTGGGTTGCGTGGCGTCTCTCGCAGTGGTTGATAACTTTTGTGGAGCGGTTTAAAACAACTGTACACTAGTTATACATAGACATAAATAGAGAGATGTATCTACAATACATGCATTTCACAGGTGCCGTGTTTATAACATCTCTCCTTATGTATCTAGCCTATTTAACATCGCTTATCAAGGCGCCGCGTTGGTCCCGGTGGTTGTTAATAGCCGCAACTGCGGCGCTTACGGCATCTTGGGCTTTGTACACTTACTCATTCCTCGCCCAAGATTTCTCACTGGCGGAGGTGGCGAGGAATACAAATCTCGGGATGCCTTGGTGGCTGAGGCTCGCGGCGTCTTGGGCCAGCACGGGATCGAGCCTCCTGCTGTTCACATTTTTCATAGGGCTGTACATCTTGGCCGCCCACCTTGCCTCGGCTCCCCGGGTTGGGCTTTCGGCGGCCACCGCGGTGCTCCTAGTCGTGGGCGCCAGCGTCTTTCTCTACGGCACCTTTGACACCTTGAGCGAAGCTACTATAGGCGGGGGGCTGAACCCCTTGTTGAAAAGCTTCTGGGTGGCGGTCCACCCGCCTCTTGTCTTTTTGGGATACGCCGGCGTCTTGGTTACATCGCTGTCGCTGGCGGCGGCTGAGTCGCAGAAGTTAAAAAGGTTAATGTATGTGGCGCTGGCCTCTCTCTTTGCAGGGCTTGTAGTTGGGGGCTACTGGAGCTACGTAACTTTTGGATGGGGCGGGTACTGGGCCTGGGATCCGGTGGAGACGGCCCAGCTGATGGTATTTGTAGCGGCCACCGCATCGCTCCACGTGCCTTCGTCGCTGGGCCAATTGAGGCGCGCCTCCTACCTCTTAGCAGCGAGCGGCGTCTTCCTAGCCCTCTTCGTGACTAGGACTGGCATGAGCCCTCTACACGGCTTCGCCTCGCCGGGCGCCGGCGGCTACCTCTTGCTGGCCGCCGCACTTCTCTTCCTCTTCGCTTTTATCCGCGATGTTTTGACCGCCAAGTTTACACACTGGGCCAGCTGGGGTAGGACCGTCACGTTTCTTGTGATATTCGCCGCTGGCCTCCTTCTCTACGGCTCTTTGCTGGTGCCAGCGATAGGCGTGGCGGCTGGCGTAAACACATCGCCTCCGCAGATGGACGACGGAATGTGGTTCTACAACCCGGCGCTCTACGTCTTGGTATTCACAACACTTGTCCTGGCTCCTCTGATCTACCTGGAGCGGGGCGGCCGCCTTCTTGTAATATACCTCGCCGCAGGCCTAGCCGCCAGCGGCCTCGCCGTCGCCTTAGTACTCGCCGGCGTCTTAGTAATCTCCCTAAAGTCTCATGTACTTACAAACGTCGCCGTCGCCGCGGCGTTGGCGTGGTCAGTCCCGGCGGGTGTAGTCATAGCATACTCAGCATTCAAGGCGGGGGGCAGATCAGCCGCTCTCACGAGAGTACTGCACCTAGCCCTTTTGATCTTCTTCGTGGCTGTGGTGTACAGCTTGCCTTTCGCCTACAATAGGGCCTATTTTCTAGATGTCTATATCACGCCCGAGGCCACCGCCAAGGTGGCGGGCTTCGAGGTTAGTGTGGTTAACTACAGCCTTGGCTTAATGGAGGAGCGCCTTGATATATACACGGTTTACCGCGGCAACGCTGTTTACAGCTACGCCCAGGCTGGCCTGGCGTCCGTCACGGGCCTTCTGTCTCAGATAAAGCCGATGATCGACGAGGCGGCTAGGCGCGTGGAGAGGAGCCCCGTGCTGGGCTTCTTATTCAGAGGGGTGGAGACGCCGCTGTCCATCGGCGACGTCGTGATAACGCTGGTTAACTCCACCAAGGTTGTGTTGAGAAACGCATCGCTTGCCCCGTACGTGGCGCATACGGGGGGCGGCTTCGCCTTGATGCTCTCCATACACGGCGAGTCCAACATCTCTATTGTAAACCAGACTGTGCTGGAGGTAGAGCCGACATTACTTAGAGTTGAAAATGTCGAGATCAACATCTCCGGCGTCGTGGTGGCTCAAGGCGGCGGTGGATATGTTGTTTTAATACCGATGTCTGCGCAGATATCCGCGCCGGGCGCCGCGGCGAAGTTGCCGATGTTGCTAGACATGAATCTGACTCTGTACTACATGGCGTTTAGGCCGGGGACGCCGATATACGGCCTGCTGTACCTACCGTTCTACAACTTGCTAAGCGACGCGAGGTTTGGGCGCGTATTTTCCCAAGACTTCCCCAAGGCCGTGTCCTCGGGCGCATATTCCAAAGCAACTCTGTCTATAGACGGGAGGCGTGTAGACGCCGTTGTGAGGTACGAAGTCAGCGGAGAGGTGAGCGGAGTACACGGACTCGTCTCGACGGTTGTGACCATTCCCAGAGGCCTGGGAGATGTGTACATCGTCGTATTTACGCCTTATGTTAAGGGCTCGCTTTCCTACTACCCAGAGCCTATGATTTACTACATACACAACATCCTAAGGTCTATGCCGCCTGTAGACGCCCTACGTGTCGCCGCGGTGTTGATCACCGGATTCTTCCTAGACCAGCTGGGCAGAGCTTCGCCAGAGACCTTCCCCACCCTCTACACAAACGCCTACCTTGAAGTGCTCACACTGGCCTATAAATACGACCCCAGGCAGTCGCCTATATACACCGAGGGTCTACATATCACTGTTAAGGAGGTGCCCGCCGTAAACCTCCTGTGGGCGTCCTCCATAGCCGCGGCGGCTTTGCTCATAATACTGGCCTTTGTGAGGAGGTGAAGTGGGTAACCATACTTGTGTTGCTCGTCGCCTTGGCCTTTGCAGTTCCCAACCCCACTTCCGATAAAGGTGTGTGTAATACATGCCATGGCAAGGGGTGTACGGCGTGTCACTCAGCCCCAACTTTAAGCGGGACAGTTCATCAATCATTTCCCAGTGTTGCGAAATTTTGTGCATGCCATGCCGTAATACACTTTAAGCAGGGTGATGTGAGTCTTTTTATCAAAGTGTTTTACCCAACAACATCACCTCCTTACGTGACGCCGTCGCCAAACTTTAGAGATACGGAGATCGACTATGCTAACTGTCCTCGGGATTGTCCCCCTAATCTACGGCAACTTTGGTATGCTTTAAATAGTAGCGGCTGGATACAAAACGCCCCCGCCTCACGTATCCTCGTAGTAGGGCTCTGGGATTGGTATGTAAGAGATATAATAAAGCCGCTTCCCGGGGATTCTATAGCCAGGAATGTGCCCGGGATTGATCCCTCTTTTGTGGGGCGGTACGGCTCTGTTGCTAATAGTAGCTGGGTTGTGTGTTTTAACTGCCACTTCGTCTACACGGC
The sequence above is drawn from the Pyrobaculum ferrireducens genome and encodes:
- the ccsA gene encoding cytochrome c biogenesis protein CcsA — translated: MHFTGAVFITSLLMYLAYLTSLIKAPRWSRWLLIAATAALTASWALYTYSFLAQDFSLAEVARNTNLGMPWWLRLAASWASTGSSLLLFTFFIGLYILAAHLASAPRVGLSAATAVLLVVGASVFLYGTFDTLSEATIGGGLNPLLKSFWVAVHPPLVFLGYAGVLVTSLSLAAAESQKLKRLMYVALASLFAGLVVGGYWSYVTFGWGGYWAWDPVETAQLMVFVAATASLHVPSSLGQLRRASYLLAASGVFLALFVTRTGMSPLHGFASPGAGGYLLLAAALLFLFAFIRDVLTAKFTHWASWGRTVTFLVIFAAGLLLYGSLLVPAIGVAAGVNTSPPQMDDGMWFYNPALYVLVFTTLVLAPLIYLERGGRLLVIYLAAGLAASGLAVALVLAGVLVISLKSHVLTNVAVAAALAWSVPAGVVIAYSAFKAGGRSAALTRVLHLALLIFFVAVVYSLPFAYNRAYFLDVYITPEATAKVAGFEVSVVNYSLGLMEERLDIYTVYRGNAVYSYAQAGLASVTGLLSQIKPMIDEAARRVERSPVLGFLFRGVETPLSIGDVVITLVNSTKVVLRNASLAPYVAHTGGGFALMLSIHGESNISIVNQTVLEVEPTLLRVENVEINISGVVVAQGGGGYVVLIPMSAQISAPGAAAKLPMLLDMNLTLYYMAFRPGTPIYGLLYLPFYNLLSDARFGRVFSQDFPKAVSSGAYSKATLSIDGRRVDAVVRYEVSGEVSGVHGLVSTVVTIPRGLGDVYIVVFTPYVKGSLSYYPEPMIYYIHNILRSMPPVDALRVAAVLITGFFLDQLGRASPETFPTLYTNAYLEVLTLAYKYDPRQSPIYTEGLHITVKEVPAVNLLWASSIAAAALLIILAFVRR